Proteins found in one Macaca nemestrina isolate mMacNem1 chromosome 4, mMacNem.hap1, whole genome shotgun sequence genomic segment:
- the LOC112425058 gene encoding LOW QUALITY PROTEIN: keratin-associated protein 20-3 (The sequence of the model RefSeq protein was modified relative to this genomic sequence to represent the inferred CDS: substituted 1 base at 1 genomic stop codon): MPCYVRLPLSLFRTCARPPQAKDLNPDTISYYGNYYGGLGYGYGCKYGXTSGFGAFRILDCGYRCGCGGL, from the exons ATGCCCTGCTATGTACGGCTACCACTTTCATTGTTCCGCACCTGTGCTCGCCCTCCTCAA GCTAAAGACTTAAATCCTGACACAATAAGCTACTATGGCAACTACTATGGAGGACTAGGCTATGGCTATGGCTGCAAATATGGTTAAACCTCTGGCTTTGGTGCCTTTAGAATCCTGGACTGTGGCTACAGATGTGGCTGTGGTGGGTTATGA